The Deltaproteobacteria bacterium DNA window CCTTCCTGCGCCGATTCCGGTGATCGATAAAGGGTGAGTCCGCTATCTCCGTACCGGCGGCGGTCGAAAATTTCAAGCCCCGCCAGCGGAACTTCCTTCGCCGCGCCGCGATGCTCGAGAACCAGGACGCCTTCCGGCGCGAGCAGATCCGCCACGCCCGCCAGATCACCGAGGTCGGTCGCGTCGCTCTCGGCGTAGGGCGGATCGGCGAAAATCACGTCGAAGGTCGACCCGGCGAGGCGACGCAACGCGGCGCGCACCTCGGTCGCCAACACCTCGACCGACGCGCGGCAGGTCTCGACGTTTTGACGAATCACCGCCACCGCCCCGCGATCGCTCTCGACGCACACCACGCGCGCCGCGCCCCGGCTGTGGGCTTCGATCGCCACCGCGCCCGAGCCGCCGTAGAGATCGAGAAAGGCTTGATCCGTCAGATCCTGCCCGACGATGTTGAACAGGGCTTCGCGCACGCGATCGGGCGTGGGCCGCGTCTTGCGCCCCGGCGGCGCGACGAGCCGGCGGCCGCGATGAATGCCCGAGATTACGCGCACGGCGAGTCGAAAAGCGGCATCAGGGGATGTCCCAGACGAGATCGGCCTGACCCTGAACGCCCGTCACGTGGAGCTTGACCGCGCCGCCGGATAGGCGCAGCGCTTGGCCGTTTTCGTCGTGCGCGGGAAATTCGATGGCGTAGTTTCGCGCCCACGGATGCACCTGCGGCTTGTAGAGAACATCCGCCCGACGCTTGAGCTTGATCTCCTCGATCCGTTCGGGGCGCGCGCGACGTCCGTCGGCGTCCACGAGCCAGAACCGGAACGACGGCGACTTGGCATCGGCGAGGTTGTTCCACTCGCGGCGCGGCATATAGGCGCTGACGAAGACCTTGACCACGCGGCCGAGTTCTTCTTCGTCGCGCTTTTGCATCTTCGCCACATCGTTTGCGGGCAGGGCTTCGGCGCGGGCGGTCTCCCCGCGCAGCGCGTCGCGAAACACCTTCGAATACATCGTCGCGTCCACGACGAGTTCCGTGTCGAAGTTGTGGTAGATCTTTCCCGCGCGCGTCCATTCCTCGTACACGTCGCGGTAGCTCTCGTAAGAGCCCTCGTAGAGCCGGTCGGGATTGACGCCGGTCGCGGAACACGCGGGGAGGGTCGCGAGGATCGCGGCGCACAGGCAGAACCGAATCGCGGTTTTCATGGGGCGGATGCTAATCAAAACGGCGCGCGAATAAAAGCCTCGGCACGCGGCTTCGCCGGCTATCGGCCGCCGTCGCTTCTCGACAGCGCGCGAAGCAGCGGCGCGGCATTGGGACGCGTGCGGCCGTTCGCGGCGACGAGCACTCCGTCGTTGTCCGTGTCGATGTCGGCGGCGGGAGCATCGGGCACGAGTGCCGTGACGTCCAAAATCTCCCACTCGCCCTCGTCGGCATCCACGCCGATGCGCGGAAAACGCGGATCGGCGTTCACGGACAGCCCGACGTTCCACAACGTCGCCTCGCCTGTCACCTCGGTCACGCCGATCGCCACGCGCCCCCGGCCGGTCTCGACACCCACATGCAGCGTCATGGCATCCGGCCCTTCCCCAGCCGGGCCAAGCCAAATGGCCGAAACTTCATCACCCGCGAATCGCGAACCCGGCGGTCTGCGCGCGGGCCGAACCGCCGCGACGACGTCCTTCGGAATCGCGAAACGGCGGTCCGCGACGCGGGCGCAAAGCACGCACAGCGTGCCGTCCGGAGCACGCAGCGGAGAACCGAGCCGTCGAAGGATCGCGTCGAAACGTCCCAGGATTCTCGGCGAGACGTGCTCGTCCCTCAGTTCGTCGCGCAGTGTCGCCAGTTGCTCGACCCCTCGCCGCCACGCGTCCGGAACTTCCGACACCGCGCGCGCGCCCGGCGACGCGGTCGTCGCGGACGTTTGTGCGTCATCCGCGAGCCCGCGCGTGATGTCGTCGCAGGCCGCCTCCAGCGCCGCGGCCCGTTCGGCAAGCGGTTGCGCCACGTCGGACGGGACGGCGCGCCAGGCATCGATCAGCAATCGCGCCTGACCCATCAGGCGGCGTAGGTCGCGCTCCGGGTCGTTGGCTGGCGCCATCACCCGGATCGTGGCGACCAGATCGTCGATCGGTCCCGCTTCACTCGGGGCGTCGGCTGCGCGCCGCATTTCGGCGTCCACGACATCAAGCGCCCGCGTGAGCGCGTCGGCGACCTCGTCCGGCGCAACGATGCCCGGGTTTCGCCCGACGCGCGAGCACAACGACGCCGCTTCCACACCGATCGCCGTGATGGAGGGCTCGTCGAAAAACGAAGCCTGACCCGCGAGGCGCGACCACGCACGCTCGAGTCGCCGCCACGGCGACGAGTCCGAGGGATTCGCCGCGAGGGAGTCGATCACGCCGCGCATCGAGCGAAGCTCGTCCGACAATTCGGCGAGCCACTCGTCGCGCCACAGGTCGTCGCCGGTCGTCATAGCGAAATCCCGCGAAGGGTCTGGAGTTCGACAAACAGGCGCTGCCAGCGGTCGAGAAACGCGAAGGCGTCGTCCACCGCCGCGAGCAGTTGGTCGGGGTGACTCGCCGGATCGAGCACCACCGCGT harbors:
- the rsmD gene encoding 16S rRNA (guanine(966)-N(2))-methyltransferase RsmD; this translates as MRVISGIHRGRRLVAPPGRKTRPTPDRVREALFNIVGQDLTDQAFLDLYGGSGAVAIEAHSRGAARVVCVESDRGAVAVIRQNVETCRASVEVLATEVRAALRRLAGSTFDVIFADPPYAESDATDLGDLAGVADLLAPEGVLVLEHRGAAKEVPLAGLEIFDRRRYGDSGLTLYRSPESAQEG